A single genomic interval of uncultured Desulfobulbus sp. harbors:
- a CDS encoding DUF6519 domain-containing protein: MKTQISRNSLQPEKHYSGLYLQQGRMITDADWNELTDIEKERLVAALADVVSSGAPRTGGLRLIAVPSGSTNVRIAPGVIYVEGVPARLEAEYNLAINTQPDYPLQADYSGQSLCLYADVWERTVTALEDAALMDPALHGADTASRSQTMVQVKWCPTTGTTPVDLMDDQVNPPQGTAELSLRLALITGSADSCDPCASQVDVDERIGNSLFRVEVHDFDRDAQILTLKWSRDNGAEACRVAEMPAGFNQGPWVWEFYDDNTERLLGNHFAPNAKNLRGLLRTTCTEPTGAAEPKTYVRQWDGYLTIDLKTLSGSTLVFSGVDRGVPLAQGAAGSASHGRVAASDGKISINLERMELHLDTKEKLFVPGDFWLATVRESVQVSGQYILPPTEGLAVPARGATPCGIRHHYLVLGEIGINKKLVAGDDPFIRQMHFPPLSDIQAGDVGYAIPVCENQQNTLKDLLAPDLDLNGDGQVNLRHVLDTLLCRLRADRLPLNKQDTALCSELQGNAVVTVQDALRVLCDKSTISCSVVATSSAQLAVLLQEFAADSSALDLWICLPAGTYPIATEVSLSGKRSLRISGQGPRAVRITCSAAQLNLEADEIVLENLTLSFATGSGQLAIRAGESRTSNCRFSRTTTVKGPPMVSVGGQGSADCTLAWENNRLDAIVKKVTASNSAWIEAIGAGNDKLKESLAALTGAELLANRDAYDAAIRQVVATIIALPKTTRAAWSTNLQEIAAPTRIPVFAVRRVGSAALVEALSKEKPNALELAAALEEIVAVGVSREPDYALRLETAKVGGVLAKNRVSGWVLLANGVSGYRHPTVAVIGSTLDGAVVKSGGNDLRLVENSFEGLKANLPAGSVNDENRLTVQVSGYARLIASGNTIEQGLNSLVTAHFVGQGNTWSREGTDPLGSVIGDRGVFTGNLLDTGTATLQITSTMGKDQLRSGGNLEVDLVSAT; the protein is encoded by the coding sequence ATGAAAACCCAAATTTCGAGAAACTCGCTTCAACCCGAGAAACACTATTCAGGTCTCTACCTGCAACAGGGGCGGATGATCACCGATGCGGATTGGAACGAGCTCACCGATATTGAGAAAGAGCGGCTGGTCGCGGCCCTGGCAGATGTGGTGTCCAGTGGTGCGCCGCGAACAGGGGGGCTGAGGCTCATCGCCGTACCGTCAGGTTCGACCAATGTGCGCATTGCGCCCGGCGTTATTTACGTCGAAGGCGTGCCGGCCCGGCTTGAAGCCGAGTACAACCTGGCTATCAATACCCAGCCCGACTATCCGCTTCAGGCCGATTACAGCGGCCAGAGCCTCTGCCTCTATGCCGATGTCTGGGAGCGGACGGTGACTGCCCTGGAGGATGCCGCCCTCATGGATCCGGCCCTGCACGGGGCCGACACCGCCAGTCGCAGCCAGACCATGGTGCAGGTGAAGTGGTGCCCAACCACCGGCACCACCCCGGTTGACCTGATGGACGACCAGGTCAATCCCCCTCAGGGGACGGCCGAACTCAGCCTCCGCCTGGCCCTGATCACCGGTTCCGCCGACAGCTGCGATCCCTGCGCAAGTCAGGTGGATGTGGATGAGCGCATCGGCAACTCTCTCTTTCGGGTTGAAGTGCACGACTTTGACCGCGACGCCCAGATCCTGACCCTGAAGTGGTCGCGCGATAACGGTGCCGAGGCCTGCCGTGTCGCGGAGATGCCCGCCGGGTTCAACCAGGGCCCCTGGGTGTGGGAGTTCTACGACGACAACACCGAGCGCCTTTTAGGCAATCATTTTGCACCCAACGCCAAAAACTTGCGCGGCCTGCTGCGCACGACCTGCACCGAGCCGACCGGCGCCGCAGAACCCAAGACCTATGTGCGCCAGTGGGATGGCTACCTGACCATCGACCTCAAGACCCTGTCCGGCTCCACCCTGGTTTTCAGCGGGGTCGACCGCGGTGTACCTCTTGCCCAGGGCGCGGCCGGCTCGGCCAGTCATGGCCGGGTCGCAGCCAGCGACGGCAAGATCAGCATCAACCTGGAGCGGATGGAGCTCCACCTGGACACTAAGGAAAAACTTTTTGTTCCCGGAGACTTCTGGCTGGCCACGGTGCGCGAGTCTGTCCAGGTGTCCGGCCAGTACATTCTTCCGCCCACGGAGGGTTTGGCTGTCCCTGCCCGGGGGGCAACCCCCTGTGGCATTCGCCACCACTACTTGGTCCTGGGGGAAATCGGCATCAACAAAAAGTTGGTTGCCGGGGATGATCCCTTCATCCGGCAAATGCACTTTCCACCGCTGAGCGATATCCAGGCCGGAGATGTGGGCTACGCGATCCCGGTCTGCGAAAATCAGCAGAACACCCTCAAGGACCTGCTCGCTCCGGATCTTGATCTCAATGGGGATGGGCAGGTGAACCTGCGCCATGTCCTGGACACCCTCCTGTGTCGTCTGCGGGCGGATCGCCTGCCGCTCAACAAGCAGGACACCGCCCTGTGCAGCGAACTGCAGGGGAATGCGGTGGTCACGGTGCAGGATGCGCTTCGTGTGCTCTGCGATAAATCCACCATCAGCTGCTCGGTGGTGGCGACATCTTCCGCCCAACTTGCAGTGCTGCTGCAGGAGTTTGCCGCCGACAGCTCAGCCCTGGATCTGTGGATCTGCCTGCCTGCTGGCACCTATCCCATCGCAACCGAGGTCTCCCTCAGCGGCAAGCGCAGCCTGCGCATCAGCGGCCAGGGGCCACGGGCGGTTCGCATCACCTGCAGTGCCGCTCAATTGAATCTGGAAGCGGATGAAATCGTGTTGGAAAACCTGACCCTGAGCTTTGCCACCGGCAGCGGTCAGCTGGCCATTCGTGCCGGCGAATCGCGAACGAGCAACTGCCGTTTCAGCCGTACCACCACCGTCAAGGGGCCGCCGATGGTCAGCGTTGGCGGCCAAGGCAGCGCAGATTGCACCTTGGCTTGGGAAAACAACCGTCTGGACGCCATCGTGAAAAAGGTCACCGCCAGCAATAGCGCCTGGATCGAGGCCATAGGGGCGGGCAACGACAAGCTCAAGGAAAGTCTTGCCGCCCTGACCGGTGCCGAACTTTTAGCCAACAGGGATGCCTACGATGCGGCAATCAGGCAAGTGGTTGCCACGATTATCGCCCTGCCGAAGACCACTCGAGCGGCCTGGAGCACAAACTTGCAGGAGATCGCCGCTCCGACGCGGATTCCCGTGTTTGCGGTTCGCAGGGTGGGCTCCGCTGCCTTGGTTGAAGCGCTGTCCAAGGAGAAGCCAAACGCGCTTGAGCTGGCTGCGGCGCTGGAGGAGATCGTTGCTGTCGGCGTGAGCCGTGAACCGGATTATGCCCTGCGCCTGGAAACGGCCAAGGTGGGCGGTGTGCTGGCGAAAAACCGGGTCAGCGGCTGGGTGCTGTTGGCAAACGGGGTGAGCGGTTATCGCCATCCCACTGTGGCGGTGATCGGATCCACCCTCGATGGTGCGGTTGTCAAGAGCGGCGGCAATGACTTACGCCTGGTTGAAAACAGCTTTGAGGGGCTCAAGGCCAACTTGCCCGCAGGCAGTGTCAACGACGAAAACCGGCTCACCGTACAAGTCAGCGGCTATGCACGCCTGATTGCCAGCGGCAATACGATTGAGCAGGGACTCAATTCGCTGGTTACGGCG
- a CDS encoding GPW/gp25 family protein translates to MARRLIDPPYLRFPLTIDAGGPSLASRSEHIRGQIEQVLFTLPGERVFRPDFGAGVKALVFEPNSTPLWQITKRRLLASLADALQGEVDPKSIEVEVSGEEATLTITIGYTLAAIGLRESQIFTVGGG, encoded by the coding sequence ATGGCGCGTCGACTCATCGATCCCCCCTATCTTCGTTTTCCCCTGACCATCGATGCGGGCGGCCCGAGTCTTGCCAGCCGCTCCGAGCATATCCGCGGACAGATCGAGCAGGTGCTCTTTACCTTGCCCGGTGAACGGGTCTTTCGCCCCGATTTCGGGGCCGGGGTCAAGGCTCTGGTGTTTGAACCCAACAGCACACCCCTGTGGCAGATCACCAAGCGCCGTCTGCTCGCCAGCCTGGCCGATGCCCTTCAAGGAGAGGTGGATCCCAAGAGTATTGAGGTCGAGGTCAGCGGTGAGGAAGCTACCCTCACCATTACCATTGGGTACACCCTGGCGGCCATCGGCCTTCGCGAGAGCCAGATCTTTACCGTGGGAGGGGGATGA
- a CDS encoding baseplate J/gp47 family protein, whose protein sequence is MSDLTRWNRAGLSRFGYVDGNAAVFLERLRAGLATRFPQWQPIPGAEPPSASEGEEAKKSRLETLYRADPGDMLWQLTRQFARSSHVLGGHIDAFANEGTLETASQWENLRRLVALLNYAPLPPASAGTPLALQIKSGKSGTIAAGFQIKHAPAAGKPIIFETLEEIEVDWAYNSLRSQGYQCNPLQLSGTELLLEGQLDKVRIGDALVLENQGNGKLSAHLIDGVVLAQNETQLTLTPAIPSGFIKGTTVVHCCPKERLKPLGPATKGVETVGHSLQLATGSKGLAPGDIVVIRSADNKPLYRRIKAVHDDRLVLYRPIHQLTLHGATVARPDILPISNLGSPPAGRDIPETAPETVVQVVYAAGDWSRLINQWVADRVDRGKGAAKREYIPVYYCLHAKYVPVDTDCKEIDAGDRPGYTTLTLTWNKDTDGIPGDTDLRLRNPQSLMVAPTELGSWKVDTFLNKSEAGRLTQDLVTEVSKQAVAGDLAVVVKGGQLAWTRLATVSQDREHEETTLSADPQWQDRGGGPFFLSRTRVQLHFTQQVRVVGWQENTTAITSRRIYLQSPLAGIKAGRPLLVSNGATVIQTRAEEVAANGGWLLLSEPPPSGTTIGNLEIMANVVQAGHGEARPWRVLGSGDGSRNNQSFTVEVEDLSFVADTAMASGVRAALEVVIGSETWTQVDNLKDSSASDAHYQVRSNEDGYAVVEFGDGRHGRRLPSGSNNIRARLRQGVGMSGNLDPGSLVKPVQPHPLIAAVLQPMASSGGNDREDNADLRRNAPASLLALNRAVSIEDAAQLARSHPSVWQAAAFRLKPGLGRRERLEVVVMAAGGGFLSTSLKQTVQSWLVARCQPGMQVLLSDYVPVRFQLELTIRIRTTMDSRSVQEAVASRLNDALALSRRQLGQPLYRGEIYSLVDAVSGVENSSCALILPWPQSGVSLDDRPQVALSGTTVMSILPSQRQCLVLESSTLNIRVEAAEEV, encoded by the coding sequence ATGAGCGATCTGACCCGGTGGAATCGGGCCGGCCTATCCCGGTTCGGCTATGTGGACGGCAATGCGGCGGTTTTTCTCGAGCGGTTGCGTGCCGGCCTGGCTACACGTTTTCCCCAGTGGCAGCCGATTCCCGGGGCGGAGCCGCCGTCTGCATCCGAGGGCGAAGAGGCCAAGAAATCGCGGCTCGAGACCCTGTATAGGGCCGATCCGGGTGACATGCTCTGGCAGCTGACCCGGCAGTTTGCCCGCTCCAGCCACGTGCTCGGTGGCCATATCGACGCCTTTGCCAACGAGGGGACCCTGGAAACCGCCAGCCAGTGGGAAAACCTGCGCCGGTTGGTGGCCCTGCTCAACTACGCGCCCCTGCCGCCGGCCTCGGCCGGAACCCCTTTGGCACTTCAGATCAAGAGCGGCAAAAGCGGCACCATAGCCGCCGGGTTCCAGATCAAACACGCACCGGCTGCGGGCAAACCAATCATCTTTGAAACCCTGGAAGAGATCGAGGTGGACTGGGCCTACAACAGCCTCCGCTCCCAGGGGTATCAGTGCAATCCGCTTCAACTCAGCGGGACGGAACTCCTCCTCGAGGGGCAGCTGGACAAGGTTCGTATCGGCGATGCCCTGGTGCTGGAAAATCAGGGAAATGGCAAACTCTCCGCCCATCTTATCGACGGCGTCGTCCTTGCTCAAAACGAGACGCAGCTGACGCTCACCCCGGCCATCCCCAGCGGATTCATCAAGGGAACCACCGTGGTCCACTGCTGTCCCAAGGAACGGCTCAAGCCGCTTGGCCCGGCCACCAAGGGGGTGGAGACCGTGGGCCACAGCCTGCAGCTGGCCACGGGCAGCAAGGGGTTGGCCCCGGGCGATATCGTGGTCATCCGCTCGGCAGACAACAAGCCGCTTTATCGACGGATCAAGGCGGTCCATGACGACCGCCTGGTGTTGTACCGGCCGATCCACCAGCTGACCTTGCATGGGGCCACCGTGGCCAGGCCCGACATCCTGCCGATCAGCAATCTCGGCAGCCCGCCTGCCGGGCGCGACATCCCGGAGACGGCTCCCGAGACCGTGGTCCAGGTGGTCTACGCTGCCGGTGACTGGTCCCGCCTCATCAATCAATGGGTCGCCGACAGGGTCGATCGCGGCAAGGGAGCGGCAAAACGGGAGTATATCCCCGTCTATTACTGCCTCCATGCCAAGTATGTACCGGTGGACACCGACTGTAAGGAGATCGATGCCGGTGATCGCCCCGGCTACACCACCCTCACCCTGACCTGGAACAAGGACACTGACGGCATTCCCGGCGATACGGACCTGAGGCTGCGCAATCCCCAATCCTTGATGGTGGCGCCGACCGAGCTGGGTTCGTGGAAGGTGGACACCTTTCTCAACAAGAGCGAGGCCGGGCGCCTGACCCAGGATCTGGTCACGGAGGTCAGCAAACAGGCGGTCGCCGGTGACTTGGCGGTGGTGGTGAAAGGCGGGCAGCTGGCCTGGACCCGTCTGGCCACGGTGAGCCAGGACCGCGAACACGAGGAAACCACCCTCAGCGCCGATCCCCAGTGGCAGGACCGTGGCGGCGGACCGTTTTTTCTCAGCCGCACGCGGGTGCAGCTCCATTTCACCCAACAGGTGCGGGTAGTCGGCTGGCAGGAGAACACCACCGCGATCACCAGCCGTCGCATCTACCTGCAGTCGCCGCTGGCAGGCATCAAGGCCGGGCGTCCGCTGCTGGTCAGCAACGGCGCCACCGTGATCCAGACACGGGCCGAGGAGGTAGCGGCCAACGGCGGCTGGCTCTTGCTCAGTGAACCTCCTCCCAGCGGAACCACCATCGGTAATCTGGAAATCATGGCCAACGTGGTCCAGGCCGGGCACGGCGAGGCACGCCCCTGGCGGGTGCTGGGCAGCGGCGACGGTTCCCGCAACAACCAGAGCTTCACCGTCGAGGTGGAGGATCTCAGTTTTGTCGCCGATACGGCCATGGCCAGCGGTGTGCGCGCGGCCCTTGAGGTGGTGATCGGTTCTGAGACCTGGACCCAGGTGGACAATCTCAAGGACTCCAGCGCCAGTGATGCCCACTACCAGGTGCGGAGCAACGAGGATGGCTACGCGGTGGTGGAGTTCGGGGACGGCCGCCATGGTCGCAGACTGCCCTCGGGCAGCAACAATATCCGCGCGCGTTTGCGCCAGGGCGTGGGTATGAGCGGCAATCTCGATCCCGGTTCCCTGGTGAAGCCGGTGCAGCCCCATCCATTGATTGCCGCCGTTCTCCAACCCATGGCCAGCAGCGGCGGCAACGACCGGGAAGACAATGCCGACCTACGGCGCAACGCTCCGGCCAGTCTGCTCGCTTTGAACCGGGCGGTCTCGATCGAGGATGCGGCCCAACTGGCGCGCAGTCACCCCAGTGTCTGGCAGGCGGCCGCCTTCCGCCTCAAACCCGGCCTGGGCAGACGGGAGCGACTTGAGGTGGTGGTCATGGCCGCAGGCGGCGGTTTCCTCTCCACCTCGCTCAAGCAGACAGTGCAGAGCTGGCTCGTTGCCCGCTGCCAACCGGGGATGCAGGTCCTGCTCAGCGATTATGTCCCGGTCCGCTTTCAATTGGAGCTGACCATACGCATCCGCACAACCATGGACAGTCGAAGCGTGCAGGAGGCGGTGGCATCCCGGTTGAACGATGCTTTGGCCCTTTCACGGCGTCAGCTGGGTCAACCTCTCTATCGCGGGGAGATCTACAGTCTGGTTGATGCGGTCAGCGGCGTGGAAAACAGTTCCTGTGCACTGATCCTGCCCTGGCCGCAGTCGGGCGTTTCCCTTGACGACCGGCCCCAGGTGGCCCTCAGCGGCACCACGGTAATGTCGATTCTGCCCAGCCAGCGGCAGTGCCTGGTCCTGGAGAGTTCCACCCTGAACATCAGGGTGGAGGCGGCTGAGGAGGTTTGA
- a CDS encoding phage tail protein, protein MSGAYTTPGYGERLLEWLPNHWKVRDGGDLTALLAVYGELLDAIHATIHQHLYDGFPDRDEHGNHCQDWLIPYFARLLDVDLVSPDADGRRDEVSKAVYWRQRKGTRVSVEGIAEAVGQFEVEVHEGWKRVAMTPRVDRPLLPEQAYGEEPIKGKKTPALSARHPGLPTSTLDFRFCSRAVQCGISNDGAASTSFPGLDEPVIWRQINRSGLPCAPDSYQDVSRRTVDLRTPGSLRGRYHPRRLILHLPPPEGFFARDHASLQWQQILPLVEAALATGTGAVHQDLIEVSATLVRIDGQELPMITLRGLTKAPVRIRGVVALEAEAVFRFANLWFDNRVDIRRGVIQCVGCALRHLRSTVIDRTRPVIVAVSSLFKRVEAARGLMRLEYVTVLETLLAEALQASDCILLAPLRKDRVDEDVPGSGCLRYSRIPFFPKDAKGLKPWELVSGHLSDWLSQGKRSELRCLAANCTTQLPLFCSEVFGEPGCGVLHPQCISSIAAGAEDGGEMGAYHGHRLVLRRAAVLEKLREFLPVGMEAVLVMDPSLACVPPKAT, encoded by the coding sequence ATGAGTGGAGCGTACACTACACCTGGATATGGCGAACGGCTGCTGGAATGGCTGCCCAACCACTGGAAGGTCCGTGATGGCGGTGACCTTACCGCTCTGCTTGCGGTCTATGGTGAGTTGCTGGACGCGATCCATGCCACCATCCACCAGCATCTCTATGACGGCTTTCCCGACAGGGACGAGCACGGCAACCACTGCCAGGACTGGCTCATTCCCTACTTTGCCCGTCTGCTCGATGTAGATCTGGTTTCACCGGATGCCGATGGCCGCCGGGACGAGGTCTCCAAGGCGGTCTACTGGCGCCAGCGCAAGGGCACCCGCGTCAGTGTGGAGGGCATTGCCGAGGCAGTGGGCCAGTTTGAGGTCGAGGTCCATGAGGGCTGGAAGCGGGTGGCCATGACCCCACGGGTCGATCGTCCGCTGCTGCCGGAGCAGGCCTATGGCGAGGAGCCGATCAAGGGCAAGAAGACACCGGCCCTCTCTGCACGGCATCCCGGTTTGCCCACCTCGACCCTGGATTTTCGCTTCTGTTCGCGGGCGGTGCAATGCGGGATCAGTAACGATGGTGCCGCCAGCACCAGCTTTCCCGGCCTGGATGAGCCGGTCATCTGGCGGCAGATCAACCGCTCCGGCCTCCCCTGCGCGCCGGATAGTTATCAGGACGTCTCCCGCAGAACCGTTGACCTGCGCACACCGGGCAGCCTTCGCGGTCGCTACCATCCCCGGCGACTGATCCTCCATCTGCCGCCGCCGGAAGGGTTCTTTGCCCGCGATCACGCCAGCCTGCAGTGGCAGCAGATTCTGCCCCTGGTCGAGGCGGCCCTGGCCACCGGAACCGGTGCGGTCCATCAGGATCTGATCGAGGTCAGCGCAACGCTCGTTCGCATTGATGGCCAGGAGCTGCCGATGATCACCCTGCGCGGACTCACCAAGGCACCGGTGCGGATCCGCGGCGTGGTCGCCCTGGAGGCAGAGGCGGTCTTTCGCTTTGCCAACCTCTGGTTCGACAACCGGGTCGATATTCGTCGGGGCGTTATCCAGTGCGTCGGCTGCGCCCTGCGCCATCTTCGCTCCACGGTGATCGATCGCACAAGGCCGGTGATCGTGGCCGTCAGCTCGCTCTTCAAGCGGGTCGAGGCCGCCCGTGGTCTGATGCGGCTGGAGTATGTGACCGTGCTGGAAACCTTGCTCGCTGAGGCCCTCCAGGCCAGCGATTGCATTCTTCTTGCCCCCCTGCGCAAGGATCGGGTGGATGAGGATGTGCCCGGCAGCGGTTGCCTGCGTTACAGCCGTATCCCCTTTTTCCCCAAAGATGCCAAAGGACTGAAACCATGGGAACTGGTCAGCGGCCATCTCTCGGATTGGCTGAGCCAGGGCAAGCGCTCGGAGTTGCGTTGCTTGGCAGCCAACTGCACCACCCAGCTGCCGCTCTTCTGCAGCGAGGTCTTTGGCGAACCGGGATGCGGCGTGCTCCACCCTCAGTGCATCTCCAGCATTGCAGCCGGCGCCGAGGACGGTGGGGAAATGGGGGCCTACCACGGCCATCGTCTTGTCCTGCGGCGCGCGGCCGTGCTGGAAAAGCTGCGTGAGTTTCTACCGGTGGGCATGGAGGCGGTGCTGGTCATGGATCCGAGCCTTGCCTGCGTACCGCCGAAAGCAACCTGA